The genomic segment CTGATTCAGCCTCGTGGACAAGTGGCAGAGCTTTCAGTAACAAGTTAACATATGTCAGATGCAGGTACACACTCTCTTATATGgaattctgaaaacatttttttctaaagaccTAAAGttttcataattcatttggcAGCAAAATATGACCTGAACTCATTTTGTCAGGTAAATCCTGACCTGAACTTACATGAGGTCTTTATTGCATTTTGTGTAAAGTTCCCTGTGTTTCACTATAAAATTAACTAATATTTTACTATGGAGTACTGCCCCAGTCTCTCCTGGGGGCACACACATACAATATATGCTCTATATTACAATCCTGAAATCTAAAAACTATGAATTGTGAACACAACTGGCCCCAAAGGTTTATGATAAGATACTGTGAAGCTGAACTTGCTTTCTCGGTTTGCTACACTCAGGgtttgtaaaaaaacaaaggtAAATGGAATAAAACAGCCTCACAATTTGTTTAATTGTTTAGAATCCCAGCAGAAGACTGAAGAAGTTTGCCATTTGTACTTTATGAAGCTACGCTCTGGCCTCACCATAGAAAAGAGGGCttgtttatttaggaaaaaaaccacCAAAAGGCCTTCTTTAGGAAAGAACCCACCAAAAACAGGTAAGGAGAACTGTATGCTCCCTGGTAATAGCACTAGATATCTATTTGCATTCACTTACCACATTtaagtatgtaattttttttgtcaCCCAAATTTTCCTTCTGGGAAAGAGTAAGGATGACGAACTGTTTTCTAGCCATTTTAAAAAGGGCATATAAAGAGTTTTTAATAGCATGAGAGAAATGgttataatgttaagtgaaaacagaggatacaaaattatatataaatatgtttacaatattttaagttatttttttatttaaaggaagTAAAGTACAATGTTAATAGTGGTTGCCTTATTGGTGTTGAGATGAGttttcttcctcttgctctcCAACGGGTGTGCCCAACTGGGGTATAAGTGTGCCAGGAGGTCCCTTCAGACCATAGGGTGGCCAAAGCCCTAAGTCAGTCACCACTGTCAGCAAGCAGCCTCCTCTGGGAATCCTCACAGGGGCATTTGTGCAGGGTGGGGACTGACGGTCCACCTCTATCTCCACCCTGTCCTGCAGGCGGAAAAGAACGTCTGTCATTCACTGCCTATGGAGCGCAGTCTGATGTGGAGCATTTTGCCTTTGGTATGCCTGAGATCCAGAACCATACTAGAACACTTCAAGTTCCAAGTACCACAGGTGTGACTGGTCACAGGGTGGTGTGCGGGTGAAGTGGGAGCTAAGGCACAGGACCCTGGCAAGTGCTACTCCAGGTGGAAGCCCCAAGTCTGTGTCTTCACTTGTATTAGAAACTTCTGTCCATTTGCAGCTGATGTGTCCATTTAATGGTATCCAGACTAGGTGCGTGGTAGCTGTTCTAGCAATGCATGTACATTCTATAGTTAGCACTCCATCAATCCTCCCACGAGAACACTACATGGCCTTCCAGGGCCTTTGTGCAGGAGACTAGCACCTTTAATCCCATTCAGGTGtcacacctcagcctctgagCTACGTGAAGCTTGTGCCAAAGACTTTCATCTATACAACAGCGATAAAGTGCAGctcaaattgtaaaaaaaaaaaatcctttgagaaagcatttttttttaaagttgccaAAAGAATTGTTCCTTACACCAAGTTTTTTGAATTCTTAATGACAGGAATTTCACCTATTACAGAATCTTTTGCTTCCCTAAGCACATACAATGATCAGTCCGTTACTTTTGTTTTGGAGGATGGAAGTTATGAGATCTATATTGAAGACTTGAAAAAAGATCAAGAGAAAGGTAGACTATTTCCTTTTGTCTATAATGATATAATGATGACtagtatttttactttaaatctaCCAAACCATAAACAATGGATTACCTTAAACATGGCAAACAGATCATGCTAACTCCAAGGTCTTGACAGTAAATGACTGAACATCACTATGTTGAGAAGGATTCAGAAGCGTAGTCAGGGTTCATCAGGGAAGAATGACGATATTGAGAAGTGGTATCTATTGTGAGGGGTGGAAGGAGGGACCATATGTAAATTACCCATTAGCTGTAAATTACCCACTGATCTTTCCAGCCTTATCAATATCACCAAAGTACAACCTTCAATAAATGAATATGTCAATGTTAtgaacaatattttaatattttaacaactgTGTTAAAGAATTCACCACAGTATGTTCATACATTTGAGACCTTTCTCAAAGCAtaaaagttttgcttttattgatacataataaaagGGGAGGATATTTTCTAACGTTATATGTATGTTGGAACTGAAaacttttgataaaattttatttcaccaaAGGAATTCTATACATTATCTTTCAGATAAGGTGTTACTGCGTTACTACGAGTCTCAGTGCTCCTCAAGTGAAGCAGGTAATTTGGAGGGCTGGGTAGCTGTAGGGGTTGAATTCTTAAATTTAGGGTAAAGATAAATCCAAAATCCACCACAGGAAAAGAAGACAGTCTCAGAGGTTCTCTCTAATCCAAGCTCATGGTGAAATTGTAGATTCTTAAGAGAGTTTACTCCATCCCATCCATTTTACAGTTTAATAGTTAGGATAAAGGTTTGGCTACATTTAATAGAGATCCAAAATAACAGTAGCTTAAGGTAGATAAACTTTATTTCTGTCTTTGCCAGGGCTGAAATAACAGTTCTGCTTAACAGGCTGTCCAAGAACCTAGCTTCTGTCTTGTGGCTCTGCCAACATGCACGGTTCAAGATTACTTGCTACTATGACCATGTCCAGTCAGAAGAACAGAGAAAGATAGAAGCATACATGCTCTTTCCCCTTAAGGGCACAACCTGGAAGCTGTACCTGACACTTCCTCTCACCTCCCATGGTCAGAACTTAGACCTGTTGCTATACTTAGCCATAAGAAGGCAGGCTGGGAAACGTTCTATTATACTACAAGAAGAGGAGTTGGATATTGGGGGACAACTGTCAGTGGCTTTACATGCAGACAGGGATGCTGATGTCCAGAGAAGTGCCCATTAGAATCACAGTTCTCCAATTAGAAAGCATATAAGAAAACTAACTTATCTCCAGTTGAGAAGTACCCGCTACTTATCCAATCACTCTTTAGTTTCATTTGAGTACAAATATTTCCAAGACACCTTTTGGTGAATGAAATAGTTATTTTAGACTCTTTTCCTGGgtgttaaattcatttaaataaagatGAGTTACAATTCTTAACTTTATCATTTGCAATTTCTTAATTGTAAGGTGACAGTGTCGATGGTAAGATGTTGATGGTAAACCTGGGTCTCTCGAAAGACCACTGGCTGCATGCCAACAACAAGGAGCACTCTGTGGAGGTAACAGAAATATGATTCTATAACTGTCATGATTGATTCCACTcatttgtgtagatttgagtgttggGGTATTTTGCAGGACTTTGTGCTATTGTACATAAAATACAATCAGATACTACTACTGACTTGCTTCTGGAATAGGGAGGGAAATGGCATGTACGGCCTTGCTACTGAAAGTCTGCTCTCTACCAGCAGCACCacgtcacctgggagcttgtcagaaatgcagaatttcaggatCCTCCAGAACTGAATCAGAATCAGCATTTTAGCAAATCTCCAGGAGATTCATatgtacattaaagtttgagaagcactgctatATAGAATGATCTCAAATCCTTTCTATTCGGCTTTAGGAACTACTATGTTCTTCTGGGAAGTGTTTCTTTGTATAAATATAGTTTTcttaagcaaatataaaaataatttcatactcTGAGCCTGCTTAAGGGAGGGTCATAAAGATTTCCATGTGCTAAGATTTACAAGTAGCCTAACAATCTACATTACGAGCACAGGATTCTGATCATGGCATATTCTTCTTTAGTTAGTAAATAGCATTATTGTATTGGTcataatgaataattataaatatcttgAGGAAAAAACAAGCCAAAGGTagagataagaaagaaaacaggagagtATAAtatagaacagcagtccccaacctttttggcaccagggactggtttcatgaagacaatttttccacagacgagGGGGTGGGAGTCTGGGGGTGGGGCGatggcagagctcaggcagtgatgtgagcgatggggaggggagggtctgtaaatacagatgaagccttcGCTTTCttgccccacccctgctccacTTACCTCCCGCTGTGCAGCCctagttcctaagtttcatggaagacaatttttccatggacaggggtcggggagcaggggtcagcagagctctgtggccagtCCCTAACAGGCAGGCCGCAGACCAGTacaggtctgtggcctggggattggggaccacagctatagaagataaattatacaaatataggGCCAgatgcagtagctcatgcctgtaatcctagcactttgggaggctgaggcaggaggatgacttgaggtcaagagtttgagaacagcctaagcaagagtaagaccccgtctctacaaaaaatagaaaagttatctAAGTGTGGCAGTTCGCACCTggagtcccacctacttgggaggctgaggtagaaggatcttttgagcccagaagtttgaggtggtaagtgagctatgatgatgccaatgcaccctagcccaggtgacagagaaagattctgcctcaaaaaaaaattatataaatacacaaaattatataGCTAACTAACACAGTCATGTAAGGCGTTATTAACATAAACAATGGATGGTAACCAGCATCTTCCTTAGCAAAACACTACTAAGTGTATATAACAGAGTGTTTGGCATGTATAACTATACTCAATAATAAAATTTCACTCATACTTAGCTCTATTATATACCAAGTGctgtgctaaatgttttataaatactatctcatttaattctcatagtaaTTATAGGATGGAGTTAAGGTATTGGTCAGCTCTGTGGTGTAACAAACCATCCCCAAAACTTAGTTGctcaaaataatcatttatattaTTCCTATGTCTGTGTGTACACTGGGGATTGACTGATCTAGAAAACTAGCTAGACtgaaaaactgaggctgaggCTTGAGAGGTAAAGCAACATGCCAACACAGTACATGTCAAAAGAGGGTACAAATCCAGAACTGCTGCATGCAGATCTGGTCATTCTAAGCCATACTGCCTCTCTAAGTTTTGATCATCAGTGAATCAAATCAAATCCACCCCTCACCCCTTTGGCCCTCTATtcacttcttcctccctcccctcccctcctcactaAGCACGCTTGCTAGAGGTAACAACTCGAAAATAATTATTCCCCTCTAGTTTTTAACACAGGGTGGTAAAGTTGACTCTGAACTTGCCATTCACCTACTGATTGTGTTCTTTCTTGTTTCCTCAGCTCCATAAGTGTGAAAAACCATTGCCGGAGCAGGCCTTCTTTGTCCTTCATAAGAAGCCCTTCAAATGTGTTTCATTTGAATGTGTTTCATTTGAATGTAAGAACGATCCTGGAATGTTTATAGGTGTAAAGGATAATCAACTTGCTCTAATTAAAGTAGACTATTCTGAGAGTTTGAGCAGTGAGAATATCGTGTTTAAACTCTCTAAAACTTAATGTGATGGAAAGCAGTGGGTCTTCGATTGGGTAGCCCAAATGCCACCCACTGGAGAAGGAATGAGAGATAAAGAAAGATGGGCAACATGCAAGGGAAATGGAGAGTGTTTAGCATGCTGTGGAATGTTTTccttcttatataaaaatatttttttcttgtccttcagTTCTGTTTTATATTTCCCTCTGTATAACTGCATATTCAATACAAGCATCAGTGTATTAAATAGAGTATTGGTAAAGAAACTGCCAACATACTAAAGAGATACAAGCCTAACTTTTACCTTTTTCTACTGTCAGCCCAGAAAGAACTTCACATTTAGAGCTGAGACCTCTGGGGAGAGTAACGGCAACAGATCAAGTCTCTTTTTAGACAGGGATCCATTTTAAAGagctacataaaaaaataattttctctggtTCCAAACAATAGCTTAAACACTAGACCTGCTAGTAAAAGGAAGACCAGATGCTATATAGATTGACCATTTCTCAACTAGAATAAAACACCAAGTTTGTCTGTAGATATCCTAGACAACACTCAGATCAGCTCTATCTTACTGTAAGGGGTTATGGAACTTCAAATGCCTACATGGCTAGCCAGGTAATATAAATGTGTGAAAAAgcaacaataatagaaaaattaagaaaaataaacacagcaaTTGTAAAGTGAATAATTTCACtactaattctttcatttttaaaattctggttttCACATATTGAGTTTACTTTAAACAAGACATTCTTACATtaggaagtaaaataaattttaattcagacataacattttatttattgataatatctaacaaattaaaacattaaaaaaaaaaaatactgagctACAGCATATTTTAGGGCACCCAAGTACCAGGAAATCCAAGTACCACAGTGAGACCAGAAGTTCTCTAACCTACTAGAGCCTACATGAGATATAGAACATTAAAATTTCACTGACTGACTGTCCCTCATGTTTGTGGCATACTATCTCTTCTGACCCTCTATGTCTTTTGATGTACTCATTGTCACCTTGGACAAAGTTTCTTCTAATTCTTGCTTCCCATGTACACAAGTCTTTTCATTGTCCAGCTTTCTGAAGCGCCTGCTTACTGTGCaatattcatttcatttctgtctcttctccatttcttttgaCTAATCGTGTCCTTGATATAGGCTTTGCACCCCCTGAGCTTTATTCCTGTATCACCTGACCTTTGGATGCCAACACCTTTATTCTGCTTCGTCTATCTGATATTGTAGAATTttagatacattttattaatgggaatattttctattaaacatCTTTGTGTTTTACTGTTACCAAGGTAGTAAAATTTATAGTCAACCATATAATAACATCTTTTAACTACTAAAGGAatagtttttgcttattttaaagtcTCAACAATTTCTACTACAGTTTTTCTTAGACTTAACACTTACAATAAATGGTAAACATAATAACAGAATACTTATGAAATATGGCCTTTTCTGAAAGTGTGggctttttagtttttaatttgttgagacctaCTGGATATAATTGATGGTAGAATATAAGATAAAAGAGGCTAAGAATTGAATTACTGTACAAGGGTATTACAATTGTAAAACAATGTATCTTTGTTTCATTACTTTGCCAATAGTTTTaccaaagagacaaaaataaaagcagcatctATATCATCCCTTCTGAAAAAAAACTAAATAGTGACCATGTGCATCTGtattatacttaaaattattattacataacCAAATATATCTATGCTATTTATATTCTTGAataaactgtatttttcaaaagtatgTGAGACCATAATGATTTTATCAAAGTGAAAGTAAGCATACTCCAATCCAATGTCTGAAGTAGGgcatttgtctgatatttttggTGATTCAAAACTAAGTAAGATTTTCAAGTGAAGGGATTGTGTCTTTTTCACCTCTGTACTCCCAGTGCTTACCATGGAGGCTGGCACAAAAGAAGTGTTCAGCGACTTTTACCCAAGATTAAACAGCCAACATGTAACTCCACCAGAACTTCGACCTGAGACTTCTGACTCCTTATTTAGATATCTTTAAACTAGGGTAacttattttctgtgtttaattttccttttgtaaaaaataCTTTCCATACTCATTACAGTCAATgtaatttgattaaaatattcacatgtgTGATAGCATTTTGTCACTTACATGCATCTGTTTTGATGGTCTATAACACACATTACTAGAAGGAACTTGTTCATTTTATTGTATCAGAAATAATAATTGTGTCAAAACTTActtttcccttattttatttatattcttagatttttatgtatttattagatatcttgaaatattgtcaagaaaattttatttgaatgagTAAAGTGACTTACAATTAGGGAAAAACCTAAGTAAGAGTTGAGATTAAGGGgggatttgaagaaaaaattgcaAATCTAATTAGAGAACAGCAGCTTGATTTAAGTCTAAAATGACTGgtttatatgatttatataatCCCTACTTCTGCAGACAAAATAAgccaaaaataacaatttcaatCTTTGTGCTTCATGCTGAGAAATTTCATGAAACAGAGAAATCTCCAGTGGGGATTGGAGTAGGCGTGTCCCACAACTCCTTCTCCCCTCATACTATCACTCTTAAAGCTCAGAAATCTCATCTTCTGCTGCcacgtgtggtggctcatacctgtaatcccagcactttgggaggctgaggcaggaggatcgctgaaggccaggagtttgagaccagcctgggcaacatagcaagaccctctctctacagaAAAAACTTAgtcagccatggtggcacatgcctgtagtctcagctactcctaTTCCAGaagctgagttgggaggatcacttgaggccaggattttgaggttatagtgagctatgatagcgccactgaactctagcttgggcaacaaagtgaggacctgtctcaaaaaaaaaaaagaaaactcatcttCTAGTAGTTGTTCATTAAATACATGCCATATTACATGCACTAAACTTCCCTAGGCATCATGAAAGCACAAAAGAAACCTTAGCTATGCTCCttgaacacatggaaattaaaacatGTACAATATGTATTAAAACTCCAACTCTACAGTACACAGTTGTACATAGGTAAGGGAGATCAGTATAGCTTTGtactcagagaaagaaatagaacttaaTTCTCTATCTCCATACCTTAATACCTACCCCTGAtctattctggtttttttttgtttgtttgtttgtttgtttgttttttgcattgtgtttctaaaaaggaaatgttttatcTATTCTTATATCTATTCTCAAGGTCATGTTAAGCAGGTTCCTTCTGTAGGTCTCAGGCAAAAGGGATAAAATCCAGTTGTTCCAACCCCCTTAGTAGTCAGTGTTGGGCCTAGGAGGCTTAGGAATCTAAGGAATGGCTCAAGAGATGAAAGTGAATACCAGTTGGTAGTGATAGAATCAATGGGCTATTTCCTATTGAGGTGCCAAGATAAAGAAATACTTGTCCAAGCCCAATTACAGTCTCTAGCCCAGAGAATACGCCCATAAAAAGAATGCATGAAACACTGTCCAGGATATTAAGAATGCAGGCTTGGTTTActgcttattgttttttttttttgtttttttttgttttttttttttgagacagagtctcactctgttgcccaggctagagtgagtgccgtgggatcagcctagctcacagcaacctcaaactcctgagctcaagcgatcctcctgtctcagcctcccgagtagctgggactacaggcatgcgccaccatgcccggctaattttttctatatatatttttagctgtccatataatttctttctatttttagtagaggtggggtctcgctcttgctcaggctggtctcaaactcctgagctcaaacgatccgcccacctcggcctcccagagtgctaggattacaggcgtgagccaccgcgcccggccggtttacTGCTTATTGGATATACAACTTCAGCAAGGTATGTAACCCTTTTCAATCTctgtttctcctctgtaaaataggaagTACCAAATATTGCAGTTATCTATCTAAAATCCATCACTACCACCCATATTTCTTCACCCATATTCTTTACCAGGCAACAATGTactcaactaaaaatatactctTTGCCAGACTCCCATGCAGCTAGATGTGGTAATCATTTGACACCGTtttagacaaaaatatataaacaggaTATGAGTTAAGAAAAACAACTTCTAAAGGAACATATCTGATAGCATGGCCTTTTTCAGTCTTTTACCCCCTTCTTCCTACCTGGGCCATAGACATGAGCCTGAATGTAGAGAAGCCAGTTTTTACCTACAAGGTGATGAGCTTAGAGACAAAGAcctacacatttaaaaatggcaaGAGGGAAAGTTTAAAGAACCCTGGTGTAGTGAGCAAATATTTGTGCTATACCCAAATCCCCTTGGATTCCTTTATACTGGATTCTTTGATACCATCTCCATGTGTACCATATACACGTACTACCAGCACCTTCTGTGTGCTTTCAGTATCCAACACTTGCAGCTCTTCTCACAAGAATTGCCTTTATGGTACTGATGTTGCTTTGCCCTTTTGTACAGAGAGATGAATGTGTCTGTGAGTTTGCATTCCTCCCACCAGCCTCACAAGGCTTTTGAAAGCCTAGCTCCCTTGCCTTGGGTGGAACAACTGTTTTAAATTTCACTCAAAAACTCTCTTATGGGCTTCAGGCTGAAGTTATCCTCCGTGGGACTTTAGTATGTGATCACATTCTTACTTAGATTCttttccctgccctgccccaccctgacTTCCTCATCAGTCTTTTTTGGAAACACTTCCTTAGTAAATTACATCCTCATAATCCTTAACTCAGTGTCTGCTCCTGCGGAACCTAATGTAAAATACCAGGTCACATGTGACATTGTAAAGCTGCCATACTAGTCCATACTATAGTACTACAAGCCATACTGTAGAACTAACTGCAAACTTCAtgttgagagagaaaaataaaaccatgtctGCTTAAACTAGTCTTGGATTTTCTGTTGAACGTGGCTTAAAGCAAACTTCACCCACAGAACACATTATGATAAAACGTACTTCTGAGGCACTGATAAAGAATTGCCTTGCACACAGCAAGCACTTAGTGAA from the Eulemur rufifrons isolate Redbay chromosome 7, OSU_ERuf_1, whole genome shotgun sequence genome contains:
- the IL33 gene encoding interleukin-33, with the translated sequence MKLRSGLTIEKRACLFRKKTTKRPSLGKNPPKTGGKERLSFTAYGAQSDVEHFAFGMPEIQNHTRTLQVPSTTGISPITESFASLSTYNDQSVTFVLEDGSYEIYIEDLKKDQEKDKVLLRYYESQCSSSEAGDSVDGKMLMVNLGLSKDHWLHANNKEHSVELHKCEKPLPEQAFFVLHKKPFKCVSFECVSFECKNDPGMFIGVKDNQLALIKVDYSESLSSENIVFKLSKT